A single Sporosarcina sp. FSL W8-0480 DNA region contains:
- a CDS encoding DMT family transporter produces the protein MKKYIGEIGLILTAIIWGSGFVGSAVALDTYTPYQILAGRFLIGAVLLCAVFYKKLKFISKSALIKGAILGVFLYIAFALQTVGLQFTTPSKNAFLTAVNVVVVPFIGLAIYKKKLDAFELTGAFLAMFGVAVLSLQWSAGVNFGDFLSFCCAIAFAFHIFYTAQFVRQENPIDLTIVQMTTATVIGIIVVLVKGEMAFSMQPGGLTSLLYLGVFSTTIAFLLQTVSQKFITETKAAIILSTESLWGMVFSVILLSEIVTVKMGIGAVLILAAIILSETKLSFLNRKKAGLIKIEPK, from the coding sequence ATGAAGAAATACATCGGTGAAATCGGGTTAATCCTAACTGCAATAATTTGGGGAAGTGGGTTCGTTGGAAGTGCGGTGGCACTCGATACATATACTCCGTATCAAATTTTGGCTGGGAGATTTTTAATTGGTGCTGTTTTACTATGCGCCGTTTTTTATAAGAAATTAAAATTCATCTCCAAAAGTGCACTAATCAAAGGAGCAATATTGGGGGTGTTTTTGTATATCGCATTTGCGTTGCAAACTGTCGGACTTCAATTCACAACACCATCAAAAAACGCATTTTTAACAGCTGTGAACGTTGTTGTCGTACCGTTTATTGGGCTTGCGATTTATAAAAAGAAGCTTGATGCTTTTGAATTGACGGGCGCTTTCCTCGCAATGTTCGGAGTGGCAGTTTTATCGCTTCAATGGTCGGCTGGGGTGAATTTTGGTGACTTTCTATCGTTCTGTTGCGCAATCGCATTCGCATTCCATATTTTTTACACAGCACAATTTGTGAGGCAGGAAAATCCAATCGATTTAACGATTGTTCAAATGACGACAGCTACTGTCATTGGGATCATAGTCGTTTTAGTGAAGGGCGAAATGGCGTTCAGCATGCAGCCTGGAGGATTGACGTCTTTATTATATTTAGGTGTTTTCTCGACAACAATTGCGTTTTTATTGCAGACAGTTTCTCAGAAGTTTATCACGGAAACGAAAGCGGCGATTATCCTATCTACTGAATCCTTATGGGGAATGGTCTTCTCTGTCATTTTGTTAAGTGAGATAGTTACAGTTAAGATGGGCATCGGGGCGGTTTTGATACTTGCCGCAATCATCTTATCGGAAACGAAATTAAGTTTTTTGAATAGAAAAAAAGCAGGTTTAATTAAAATTGAACCTAAGTAA
- a CDS encoding aminoglycoside 6-adenylyltransferase, which translates to MYSVRERDECFSRIIEEFQSNNLIEGVVQLGSGVKGYNDAYSDIDLMVSTYRTEDVNDAKQAIYEILTKFNPVYIKEKQFTQQIFLFIVFMEDSLELNISVLPSTLLNVKSPLWKVVVDKSGEVFKKMQAENEAFQNKPVPYEVNIDIPFEFAYCALNIKKELKRSNLIYGLKMLENMREYVLLVQAMNEKKKLHQFKAYDSLDPSFISAYLSTYPDEVTVDKLITSADQLKVLFVDTVEKNPSIMMDERLFELLK; encoded by the coding sequence GTGTACAGTGTTCGGGAAAGAGATGAATGTTTCTCAAGAATCATCGAGGAATTTCAATCGAATAATTTGATTGAAGGGGTTGTCCAGTTGGGCTCTGGAGTGAAGGGGTACAATGATGCATACTCCGACATTGACTTAATGGTGTCTACTTATAGAACGGAAGACGTAAATGACGCGAAACAAGCAATTTATGAGATTCTTACAAAGTTCAATCCTGTTTATATTAAGGAAAAGCAATTTACACAACAAATCTTCCTATTCATTGTGTTCATGGAAGACTCACTGGAACTAAATATTTCTGTTTTGCCAAGTACGTTGTTGAATGTAAAATCGCCTTTGTGGAAGGTCGTTGTTGATAAAAGCGGAGAAGTTTTTAAGAAAATGCAAGCTGAAAATGAGGCGTTTCAAAATAAGCCAGTCCCATATGAGGTGAATATTGATATTCCGTTTGAATTCGCTTATTGTGCATTAAATATAAAGAAAGAGTTGAAGAGAAGTAATCTTATCTACGGATTGAAGATGCTTGAGAATATGAGAGAGTATGTTTTACTTGTTCAGGCGATGAATGAAAAAAAGAAATTACATCAATTTAAAGCGTATGACAGTTTGGATCCTTCATTCATTAGTGCGTATCTTTCCACTTATCCAGATGAGGTGACGGTTGATAAATTGATAACCTCGGCTGATCAGCTAAAAGTACTTTTTGTGGATACTGTCGAGAAAAACCCTTCCATAATGATGGATGAAAGGTTATTTGAATTGTTAAAATAA
- a CDS encoding GyrI-like domain-containing protein, with the protein METRIEESKGFTVRGYEVMGPVSAIPAEWDRLIKEINEKNVVVEESFGVCLKMENDIIHYIAGLKEELTEGFPDTKEVVIPAGKFIVATVEGGIPGIPAAYDYIIQLEGIKLRDCYDFERYVHPAGVSEDVIEIWMPIE; encoded by the coding sequence ATGGAAACACGTATTGAGGAAAGCAAAGGGTTTACAGTTAGAGGGTATGAGGTAATGGGGCCAGTATCCGCAATCCCGGCGGAATGGGATCGGTTAATTAAGGAAATTAACGAGAAAAATGTTGTTGTGGAAGAATCATTCGGTGTTTGCTTGAAAATGGAGAACGATATCATCCATTATATTGCGGGACTAAAAGAAGAGTTAACGGAAGGATTCCCGGACACGAAAGAAGTAGTCATTCCAGCAGGCAAGTTCATCGTTGCGACGGTAGAGGGTGGTATTCCGGGAATCCCGGCTGCGTATGATTACATCATTCAATTGGAAGGCATTAAACTACGGGATTGCTATGATTTCGAACGCTACGTGCATCCGGCTGGCGTTTCGGAGGATGTTATTGAGATTTGGATGCCGATTGAGTAA
- a CDS encoding GyrI-like domain-containing protein, with translation METRIEHVEQFTVKGYEMHGPVTHIPKLWDELNRVIQEKGASPEESFGITLGMDNGNFHYLAGIRSDFAEGFSDTKEFLIPSGKFIVAKVEGGVEDIPAVFNALLRNPDVKFRHSYGFERYIHPVGTEGYEIEVWVAIE, from the coding sequence ATGGAGACGCGAATTGAACATGTTGAACAATTCACTGTAAAAGGATATGAAATGCACGGGCCGGTTACTCATATTCCGAAGCTATGGGATGAATTGAACAGGGTTATTCAGGAAAAGGGTGCTTCGCCTGAAGAGTCCTTTGGAATTACGTTAGGTATGGATAACGGAAACTTCCACTACTTGGCGGGGATTAGATCCGATTTTGCGGAAGGGTTTTCGGATACGAAGGAATTTTTGATTCCATCCGGTAAATTTATTGTTGCAAAGGTCGAAGGTGGAGTGGAAGATATACCTGCTGTATTTAATGCGTTGCTGCGTAATCCAGATGTAAAATTTAGACATAGTTATGGGTTTGAACGATATATCCATCCTGTGGGAACAGAAGGGTACGAGATAGAAGTTTGGGTGGCGATTGAGTAA
- a CDS encoding MraY family glycosyltransferase, with the protein MVVRKIFYILAFLASFLVVYGLIPPLRKLAFHLDFVDKPQENVERKLHREPIPLTASYALFIGFFLVYLLFTKEITWETGALFGGGVLLLTIGTIDDWFKTKGKDFPALPKFIVQVSAAILVFASGITFNGFVNPLSGEYVSLPFILQFILTILWIFGVTTVINFSDGMDGLAGGLVAISAVTLFIVALTKGQSNSAMMAIVLVGITAAYLRFNKPPAKVFMGDAGASFLGFILAVIALDGAFKQATVLSLFIPILALGVPIFDNLFVIVRRYVQGKSIYQADASQIHYRLLRAGLNPKQVLAFLFLASACLSLSSIILLLIQS; encoded by the coding sequence ATGGTGGTGAGAAAGATCTTTTACATATTGGCATTTTTGGCATCGTTTTTAGTTGTATATGGTTTAATTCCCCCATTGCGAAAGCTTGCTTTCCATCTTGACTTTGTGGACAAGCCACAGGAAAATGTCGAACGTAAATTACACCGTGAACCGATTCCGCTGACAGCAAGCTATGCCCTTTTTATTGGTTTCTTTCTTGTTTATCTGCTTTTCACTAAAGAGATAACTTGGGAAACCGGTGCACTTTTTGGAGGAGGGGTATTGTTATTAACCATTGGAACGATTGATGATTGGTTCAAAACGAAAGGAAAGGATTTTCCGGCACTTCCCAAATTCATTGTGCAAGTATCTGCCGCAATTTTAGTTTTTGCTTCAGGTATCACATTTAACGGTTTCGTAAACCCACTCTCGGGTGAATATGTATCTCTGCCGTTTATACTTCAGTTTATATTAACGATTCTTTGGATATTCGGAGTGACGACCGTCATTAATTTCTCCGATGGTATGGATGGACTTGCAGGAGGGCTTGTCGCGATATCTGCTGTTACCCTTTTTATTGTCGCTTTAACGAAAGGTCAGTCGAATTCCGCCATGATGGCCATTGTTTTAGTCGGTATCACCGCTGCCTATTTACGCTTTAATAAACCGCCCGCAAAGGTATTTATGGGAGATGCAGGTGCCAGTTTTCTTGGGTTCATCCTTGCAGTCATCGCCTTGGATGGTGCCTTTAAACAGGCTACCGTTCTATCATTGTTTATTCCTATTTTGGCTTTGGGTGTGCCAATCTTCGATAACCTATTTGTCATAGTTAGACGTTATGTGCAAGGCAAGTCGATCTATCAAGCAGACGCTAGCCAAATCCACTATCGTCTGTTGCGTGCCGGACTGAATCCAAAGCAAGTATTGGCGTTTTTATTTTTAGCAAGTGCATGTCTATCTCTGTCTTCGATTATCTTGCTGCTTATACAGAGTTAA
- a CDS encoding MerR family transcriptional regulator, with protein sequence MKVKEVADLTGVSVRTLHHYDEIGLLVPDNVTEAGYRVYSDENLTTLQQILFFREVGFPLKKIKELLKSPSFNRLEAFELQREMLLAKRQQLEVMIATIDKTLQAEKGEMIMTNEEKFKGFDFSSNPYEQEARDRWGDEAVDKANKNVSYFGEKEQQEMNRIYSNLAALRGTDPASAEAQAAIADWYTFLNKIAHYSLEAFAGLGEMYVADERFMKNIDQFGEGLAVFMRDAMKVYAEKN encoded by the coding sequence ATGAAAGTTAAGGAAGTGGCTGATTTGACCGGTGTGAGTGTGCGCACGCTCCACCATTATGATGAAATCGGTTTGCTTGTCCCGGACAACGTTACAGAGGCGGGATATCGGGTTTATTCGGATGAAAACTTGACTACCCTCCAACAAATCTTATTCTTTCGTGAAGTGGGCTTCCCTTTGAAGAAAATAAAGGAACTACTTAAAAGTCCGTCATTCAATCGGTTGGAGGCATTCGAGCTGCAACGTGAAATGCTGCTTGCAAAGCGTCAACAATTGGAAGTGATGATTGCGACAATCGACAAAACGCTACAAGCGGAGAAAGGAGAAATGATAATGACGAACGAAGAGAAATTTAAAGGGTTTGACTTTAGTTCAAATCCATATGAGCAGGAAGCGCGGGATCGATGGGGAGATGAAGCGGTTGACAAGGCGAACAAAAATGTTTCCTATTTCGGTGAGAAAGAACAGCAGGAGATGAACCGAATTTACTCCAATTTGGCGGCACTGCGTGGTACAGATCCAGCTTCAGCAGAGGCGCAGGCAGCAATTGCAGATTGGTACACATTTTTAAATAAAATCGCTCACTACTCATTGGAGGCATTTGCCGGATTAGGTGAAATGTATGTCGCAGATGAGCGATTCATGAAGAATATTGACCAATTCGGGGAAGGTTTGGCTGTATTCATGCGAGACGCTATGAAAGTCTATGCGGAAAAAAATTGA